The following is a genomic window from Nguyenibacter vanlangensis.
ACCCATCCATCCTTGGTGGGCTCTGCCGTTCCTCGTCCTGTCGCTATGGATCTTCCTGTCGCTGCGGATGGCCAATGTCTGGCAGAAATTCGTCGTGCTGCGGATGGGGCGCCTGCAGGGCGTCCACGGGCCTGGCCTGTTCATGATCATCCCGGTGATCGACCGCATCGTCGCGATCATCGACGAACGCATCCAGACGACGGGTTTCAACGCCGAGCAGGCACTGACGCGCGACACCGTGCCGGTGAATGTCGATGCCGTGATCTTCTGGCATGTCCGCGATTCCGAGGCCGCGGCGCTGCGCATCACCAATTACCGCGAGGCGATCGACCGGATCGCCCAGACCTCGTTACGCGAGATGATCGGCTCGTCCATGCTGGCCACGCTGCTGTCGGACCGGCGATCCTCGAACGAACAATTGCGCGCCGAAATCGCCGGCAAGATCACGGCCTGGGGGATCGATGTCATGTCGGTCGAAATCCGCGACGTCGCCATTCCCGTGGCGCTGCAGGACGCGATGTCGCGCCAGGCTCAGGCCGAGCGGGAGAAACAGGCCCGCATCATCCTGGGCTCGGCCGAGGCCGAGGTGGCGGCCCGTTTCGTCGACGCGGCCGAAACCTATGCCGGCCATCCGGCGGCCCTGCAATTGCGGGCGATGAACATCATTTATGAGACAACCAAGGAACGCGGCGCGACGATCCTGATGCCGACGACGATGATCGACAGCATGAACCCGGCCGCGGTCGCGGTCCTGTCGGGGGCGGCGGCCCGGACCGAACCCGAGATGCGCACCGCCGCCGAATAACGGCGCAGACGGTCGGACGCGCGGCCGGCGGTATCCGGCCGCGCGCCGCGATCAGTGGCCGTGTGCTGCCAGCCAGGCGGCCAGCGCCGGCTGCGCCCGTGCCGCGATCCCGGCATTGGCCGCGATCAGGTCGACGGCTTTCTTCGCCTGGATCGTGGCGCCGGTCGATGCAGTTACCGACGGGTCCGCCATCAGCGCCTTCGCCACGGCGGGGCTGACCGACTGGCCGGCGATGGTCGGCAGCAGATCCGCCTGCGACCAGGGGGCCAGGTGGCTGCGGATCTGCTTCTGGGTCGCAGGGGCCTGGACCAGGCTCCAGACCAGGTCCGGATTGTCGCTGTCATGGGCGACCACCGCCAGCACGCGCGCGATGCGCCCGTTCGGGATCACGCCGCTATAGGCGATCCGCACTGTCCGCGCGATCAGCGCCGGATCGCGCGCGGCGGCCAGGGCGCGGAAGAAGCGCAGCTTGTCCTCGGTATTGCCCGCCGCCTGCAGCATGCCGGCCAGCGCGTCATAGGTGGCGCTGTCGGCATGGCGTCCGACGACCCAGGTGACCGGGGCGACCATGCTGGCCGGCAGGCTGGCCGGATCGCGGCGATAGGCGGCAAAGCGGCGCTGGGCTTCGGCCGCCACGTCCTGGTCGTCGAACTGGCCCAGGGCCGCAATCACCTCGGGACGCAGCAGCGTATCCAGGAAGGATTCACCCGCGCGCGGCGTCCAGCCCAGGCGCGCCAGTTGCGGCGCCAGCAGGGCGCGGGCAAAGGCGTGGAAGGCCGGACGCGCCGCGCTGCCGCGCGCCAGTTCGTCCAGGGTACGCAGATGGCTGATCGTATCCTGCCAGACCGCGATATTGTCCTCGTGCCGGGCGTTCAGGTCGGCAATCAGGTCCAGCCAGGCCGCCAGCGGCGCCTGCCCAGCCTGGAACAGCGCGAACTGGTCCCCCAGCAGATCGGCCCGGTCGGCGGCGCCGAACCGGGCGAAGGCGGATGCCAGAGCCGTCAGCGACGCGGTGTCATAGGCGGTGCGGTAATAGCCGTTCTCGCCCATATTGGCCTTCAGCGCCTGGCCGCAGCCGGCGAAGGTCAGGCTCTGCGGATGGTCGGGCGTCAGGATCGTGCGCTGCGACGCGATGCCCGGACCGCCGACGGTGACCGGAATGTTCCAGCGCGCCGGTAGTGGATGCGGATCATCGATGCTGAAGCGGCCCTCGGTCAGGGTCAGCGTCGTATTGCCTGCCGTGCAATGGCGCGCCACGCTGACCAGCGGGATGCCCTTCTGTTCGGTAAAGCTTCGGGCGACGCTGGCGACATCCTGGTGCGATACGCCGGACAGGGCGGCCCACAGATCGGCGCTGGTGGTGTTGCCATAGGCATGGGCCTTCATGTAGGCGCGCATGCCGTCGCGGAAGATCTCGGGACCCAGCCAGTCCTCGATCATCCGGATGACCTGCTCGCCCTTCTGATAGCTGATCCGGTCGAAGGCCGTGTCGGCCTCGCTGACGTCATGGATCACTTGCTGGATCGGGTGGGTCGTGGGGTGCGCGTCCTGCGCCATGGCCGCCTCGCGCTCGGCATGTTCGCGCGGCCACATCTGCCAGCCCGGGTTGAAATGATCCGTGGCCTTGGTTTCCATCCAGGTGGCGAAACCTTCGTTCAGCCAGATATTGTCCCACCATCCCATGGTCACCAGGTCGCCGGACCATTGATGCGCCATTTCATGGGCTACGACGATATACACGATCTCCTGCGTGCTGGGCGCGCTGTGCGCCGGGTCGAACAGCAGGTCGTCGTCGATGAAGGTGATGGCGCCCCAGTTTTCCATCGCCCCGGCCTCGTAATTTCCGGGAATGGCGATCAGGTCCAGCTTGGGCAGCGGGTAGGGAACGCCGAAATATGCGTTGTAATAGGGCAGGATCTGCGACGCGGCCTGCAGGGCGTAGCGTCCGTTCTGCTGCTCGCCGGCGGGGGCATACACGTTGATCGGCGTGCCCCCTTCCGTCTTGCCGCTGACCGCGCTCAGGTCGCCCGCGACCAGCGCCAGCAGATAGCTGGCCATGCGCGGCGTGGTGCCGAAGACGACGCGCTTGGCGTCATGGCCGACGGGCGTGGTCGAGACGACGGGCATGTTGCTGATCGCCACGTCATGCGCGGGTAGCGTCGCGGTCAGTTGGAACGTG
Proteins encoded in this region:
- a CDS encoding slipin family protein, with the translated sequence MNAITLVLSGLLLLLGIWAGGLLGPEGAPIHPWWALPFLVLSLWIFLSLRMANVWQKFVVLRMGRLQGVHGPGLFMIIPVIDRIVAIIDERIQTTGFNAEQALTRDTVPVNVDAVIFWHVRDSEAAALRITNYREAIDRIAQTSLREMIGSSMLATLLSDRRSSNEQLRAEIAGKITAWGIDVMSVEIRDVAIPVALQDAMSRQAQAEREKQARIILGSAEAEVAARFVDAAETYAGHPAALQLRAMNIIYETTKERGATILMPTTMIDSMNPAAVAVLSGAAARTEPEMRTAAE
- a CDS encoding M1 family metallopeptidase, with product MRYKPAIATLLLAGTALLSGPALGESPFDFAHAPGQLPKDVVPGAYRIDIVTDMKRLMLNGHETIDVTASAPVARITLNQAGLTLISATVDGQAAAITQDDKAQTATLTPARPVAPGHHMVTIAYRGPIPATPNGIYYDDYRAPDGKTRRMLVTQFEVADARRMFPGWDEPAFKATFQLTATLPAHDVAISNMPVVSTTPVGHDAKRVVFGTTPRMASYLLALVAGDLSAVSGKTEGGTPINVYAPAGEQQNGRYALQAASQILPYYNAYFGVPYPLPKLDLIAIPGNYEAGAMENWGAITFIDDDLLFDPAHSAPSTQEIVYIVVAHEMAHQWSGDLVTMGWWDNIWLNEGFATWMETKATDHFNPGWQMWPREHAEREAAMAQDAHPTTHPIQQVIHDVSEADTAFDRISYQKGEQVIRMIEDWLGPEIFRDGMRAYMKAHAYGNTTSADLWAALSGVSHQDVASVARSFTEQKGIPLVSVARHCTAGNTTLTLTEGRFSIDDPHPLPARWNIPVTVGGPGIASQRTILTPDHPQSLTFAGCGQALKANMGENGYYRTAYDTASLTALASAFARFGAADRADLLGDQFALFQAGQAPLAAWLDLIADLNARHEDNIAVWQDTISHLRTLDELARGSAARPAFHAFARALLAPQLARLGWTPRAGESFLDTLLRPEVIAALGQFDDQDVAAEAQRRFAAYRRDPASLPASMVAPVTWVVGRHADSATYDALAGMLQAAGNTEDKLRFFRALAAARDPALIARTVRIAYSGVIPNGRIARVLAVVAHDSDNPDLVWSLVQAPATQKQIRSHLAPWSQADLLPTIAGQSVSPAVAKALMADPSVTASTGATIQAKKAVDLIAANAGIAARAQPALAAWLAAHGH